A genomic stretch from Anaerolinea thermophila UNI-1 includes:
- a CDS encoding DUF5656 family protein, translating to MEAHEHLPDRNRMSVVIAAVMLAYAVTPFVQIAPLILQTQLPGLFLSFTIDFSTLSSLLAAALAATGSWWLLLDHPLYPTWQNRGRHWLLPALTAWVIGVPLNTLEVGPEWWALFGLGGVFLVIVLLAEYIALDPEDVRHAPAVVGLTALSFALFLLLTVSLKATGLRLFLTFPAITLAVGLAALRTLYLRLGGVWHWKGALFITLIVGQIASALHYFPLLPLQYGLLLTGLAYALTSIVSAYEEGRTGTALWLEPAIMLGVLSLLAVLIRG from the coding sequence ATGGAAGCCCATGAGCATTTGCCCGACCGCAACCGCATGAGTGTGGTCATCGCAGCGGTAATGCTGGCGTATGCCGTTACGCCGTTTGTGCAGATTGCCCCGCTTATTTTGCAAACGCAGTTGCCGGGGCTCTTCCTGTCTTTCACCATTGACTTTTCCACTCTCTCTTCTCTGCTGGCGGCGGCGCTTGCGGCTACAGGTTCGTGGTGGCTTCTGCTGGATCATCCCCTGTACCCCACCTGGCAAAACCGCGGCAGGCACTGGCTATTGCCCGCCCTGACCGCCTGGGTGATTGGGGTGCCACTCAATACGCTGGAAGTAGGACCTGAGTGGTGGGCGCTCTTTGGACTGGGTGGGGTGTTCCTGGTCATCGTCCTGCTGGCAGAATACATCGCTCTTGACCCTGAAGACGTGCGCCATGCTCCCGCCGTAGTGGGCTTGACGGCACTCTCATTTGCCCTGTTCCTCTTGCTGACCGTCTCGCTCAAAGCCACCGGCTTGCGTCTCTTCCTCACCTTCCCCGCCATCACCCTGGCGGTGGGGCTGGCGGCGCTGCGAACCCTGTACCTGCGGCTGGGGGGAGTGTGGCACTGGAAGGGCGCGCTGTTCATCACGCTCATCGTGGGGCAGATTGCCTCGGCTCTACACTACTTCCCGTTGCTCCCTCTGCAATACGGGCTATTGCTCACCGGGCTGGCATACGCGCTGACCAGCATAGTCAGCGCATATGAAGAAGGACGCACAGGCACGGCGCTGTGGCTGGAACCCGCCATCATGCTGGGAGTGCTATCACTGCTGGCGGTGCTGATTCGGGGGTAG